One Acetobacterium sp. KB-1 DNA segment encodes these proteins:
- a CDS encoding prephenate dehydrogenase: MKNREDSIVGFIGLGLMGGALAMGLRKQGPKEIWAYDLSPAVIKTARTRGVIDEGVWDSAGLQKMLPRCDLVFICLTPMDTLAFLALYMEDFKPGAIVTDIIGVKEVVFKNLGNLLRKDIDYIPGHPMAGSEKEGFGGADDRIFKNRNYILTPLPTNQPENIELIRDIVTDLGFNHIVETTTEIHDQKIAFTSQLCHVIAAALVDCEDDLSITDFEGGSFGDLTRIAMINAPMWTELFMCNRKNLLDQIKKFETSLEAMKEMIKQDEKEELIARLKSVRKKRVAMGEIRAAKNLKNL, encoded by the coding sequence ATGAAAAACCGAGAAGATTCCATCGTTGGCTTTATCGGCCTGGGTCTGATGGGCGGTGCACTGGCCATGGGACTCAGGAAACAAGGCCCCAAAGAAATTTGGGCTTATGATTTAAGCCCGGCAGTGATTAAAACCGCCCGGACCCGGGGCGTGATCGATGAAGGCGTCTGGGATTCGGCGGGGCTTCAAAAAATGTTGCCCCGGTGTGATCTGGTCTTTATCTGTCTGACACCAATGGATACGCTGGCTTTTTTAGCGCTCTATATGGAAGATTTTAAACCGGGGGCGATTGTTACCGACATTATTGGAGTAAAAGAAGTGGTCTTTAAAAACCTGGGCAATCTGTTACGCAAAGACATTGACTATATTCCGGGACACCCCATGGCGGGAAGTGAAAAAGAGGGATTCGGCGGGGCTGATGATCGCATTTTTAAGAATCGTAATTATATTCTCACCCCCTTACCGACCAATCAACCAGAGAACATTGAGTTGATCAGGGATATCGTAACCGATTTGGGATTTAACCACATTGTTGAGACCACCACCGAAATACACGATCAAAAAATAGCCTTTACTTCCCAGCTTTGTCATGTGATTGCAGCGGCCCTGGTTGATTGTGAGGATGATCTCTCCATCACTGATTTTGAGGGCGGAAGCTTTGGTGATCTGACCCGGATTGCCATGATTAATGCCCCCATGTGGACGGAGCTGTTTATGTGCAACCGCAAAAACTTGTTGGACCAGATCAAGAAATTTGAAACCAGTCTGGAAGCAATGAAAGAAATGATAAAGCAAGATGAAAAGGAAGAATTGATCGCACGGCTTAAATCAGTTCGCAAGAAACGCGTTGCCATGGGGGAAATCCGGGCGGCTAAAAACTTAAAAAATCTGTGA
- a CDS encoding alpha-ribazole-5-phosphate synthase yields MKTYQYRDLSVIELPDSLLVTACDSSGGVGEKPGDELCVATKYISVFAARVCLFELLACGAQIIGLSNTIVGEMHPTGEALIKGIREELERAGIGDLPINGSTEENFKTSMTGFGIFVLGMANRLRITPSVSADVVICIGKPKYVSALILDGDPEIANYQDLKTLVKNPAVNEIVPCGSKGILYEANTLANIYQLQFEQLPNDLNVVDSSGPATTVIASIKPSALSGLAAIFKDKLTIIGYFR; encoded by the coding sequence ATGAAAACTTATCAATATCGTGACCTATCCGTCATTGAGCTTCCTGATTCCCTCCTGGTCACTGCCTGCGACAGTAGCGGTGGCGTCGGGGAAAAGCCCGGGGATGAACTGTGTGTTGCCACCAAGTACATTTCTGTTTTTGCTGCCCGGGTATGTCTTTTTGAACTGCTGGCCTGTGGCGCCCAGATCATCGGTCTTTCCAACACCATCGTCGGAGAAATGCACCCCACCGGCGAAGCTCTGATTAAAGGTATTCGGGAAGAATTGGAACGAGCCGGTATCGGAGATCTGCCCATTAATGGTTCGACCGAAGAAAATTTCAAAACCAGCATGACCGGTTTTGGCATTTTTGTACTCGGAATGGCCAATCGGTTGCGAATCACTCCCTCAGTATCTGCAGATGTGGTGATCTGCATCGGTAAACCCAAATATGTCAGTGCCCTTATTCTCGATGGCGATCCGGAAATCGCCAATTATCAGGATCTCAAGACCTTAGTTAAGAACCCTGCCGTAAATGAGATCGTTCCCTGCGGTTCCAAAGGGATTTTATACGAAGCCAACACGCTTGCCAATATTTACCAGCTCCAATTTGAACAATTACCTAATGATCTGAATGTAGTGGATTCTTCCGGCCCGGCAACCACCGTAATTGCCAGCATCAAGCCCTCAGCCCTATCCGGACTGGCTGCCATCTTTAAGGATAAGCTGACCATTATTGGTTATTTCAGATAA
- a CDS encoding O-acetylhomoserine aminocarboxypropyltransferase/cysteine synthase family protein: protein MKDTRKFETLQLHGGQNPDPTTHAVAVPIYQTTSYVFDNSEHAQRLFGLEEPGNIYTRIMNPTTNVLEERMALLEGGVGALAFASGSAAITATILNIAGTGDELVAASTLYGGTYNLLSATLPRLGINTTFVNPDDPERFRTAINENTKAIYIESLGNPAINICDVKAVAKIAHDNGLPLIVDNTFATPYLFKPLDFGADIVVYSATKFIGGHGTTIGGLIVDGGTFDWAGSGRFPVFTTPDSSYHGITYATDIGAAAFIVKARVQLLRDTGACISPFNAFLLLQGLETLSLRLDRHLENTQKVVAFLSDHPKVTWVNYPSLPDNPYKNLSEEYFKKGPGSIFTFGIKGGIEAARKFIDSLSLFTHLANVADAKSLVIHPATTTHQQLSGDDLIAAGVTEDMIRLSIGLEHSDDILADLDQALAKV from the coding sequence ATGAAAGATACCCGAAAATTTGAAACCCTTCAACTACATGGGGGGCAAAACCCAGATCCTACCACTCACGCGGTGGCTGTTCCCATTTATCAGACGACCTCATATGTTTTTGATAATAGCGAACACGCCCAGCGCCTTTTTGGATTAGAAGAACCCGGTAATATTTATACCCGGATCATGAACCCCACCACTAATGTTTTGGAAGAACGAATGGCTCTTTTGGAAGGCGGTGTTGGTGCTCTGGCTTTTGCTTCCGGATCGGCCGCCATTACCGCAACAATTCTAAACATCGCCGGTACCGGTGATGAACTGGTTGCCGCGTCCACCCTTTACGGGGGCACCTACAATCTGTTAAGTGCCACCCTGCCCCGGCTTGGCATTAACACCACTTTTGTTAACCCGGATGATCCTGAGCGTTTTCGAACTGCCATTAACGAAAATACCAAGGCTATTTATATCGAGTCCTTAGGTAATCCGGCTATTAATATTTGTGATGTCAAGGCGGTTGCCAAAATCGCCCATGATAATGGTCTGCCGCTGATCGTTGATAATACCTTTGCCACGCCTTATTTATTTAAACCCCTGGATTTTGGTGCGGACATTGTGGTTTATTCGGCCACCAAATTTATCGGCGGCCACGGTACTACTATCGGTGGCCTGATCGTTGATGGTGGCACCTTTGACTGGGCCGGTAGCGGCCGCTTCCCGGTATTTACCACCCCGGACTCCAGCTACCACGGCATTACCTACGCGACTGACATCGGCGCTGCCGCCTTTATTGTCAAAGCCCGGGTTCAGCTACTCCGGGATACTGGCGCCTGCATCAGTCCGTTTAATGCCTTCCTGCTTTTACAGGGTCTGGAAACCCTATCACTGCGACTGGATCGGCATCTGGAAAACACCCAAAAAGTAGTGGCGTTTTTAAGTGACCATCCGAAAGTTACCTGGGTTAACTACCCCTCACTGCCTGATAACCCCTACAAGAATCTTTCCGAAGAGTACTTTAAAAAAGGTCCCGGCTCTATTTTTACCTTTGGGATCAAAGGCGGCATTGAAGCTGCCCGGAAATTCATTGACAGCCTGAGCCTGTTTACACATCTGGCCAACGTGGCCGATGCCAAGTCCCTGGTTATCCATCCGGCTACCACCACCCATCAACAGCTTTCCGGCGACGATCTCATTGCTGCCGGTGTTACCGAAGACATGATCCGTTTGTCCATCGGGCTGGAACATAGCGACGATATTTTAGCTGATTTGGATCAGGCTTTGGCTAAAGTCTGA
- the metA gene encoding homoserine O-succinyltransferase — translation MPIKIPTDLPASQILTDENIFVMDSDRASHQDIRPLKIVILNLMPTKITTETQLLRLLGNTPLQIEVTLLQTKTYASKNTSSEHLGSFYCYFEEIREQRFDGLIITGAPIETLAFEAVDYWDELTEIMEWSKTSVFSTLHICWGAQAGLYYHYGIQKYLLPQKAFGVFEHHLEHRYVKLFRGFDDSFYVPHSRHTGIHRELIDAHPDLEVMASSIDAGVYIATAQNGRQIFVTGHSEYDPETLKGEYDRDVSQGKPINVPINYYPNDDPTKPPVVRWRGHANLLFSNWLNYYVYQETPYELSDAAF, via the coding sequence ATGCCCATCAAAATACCCACCGACCTGCCCGCCAGTCAAATTTTAACCGATGAAAACATCTTTGTGATGGATTCCGACCGGGCCAGTCATCAGGATATCCGCCCACTTAAAATCGTAATCCTTAATTTAATGCCCACCAAAATCACCACCGAAACCCAGCTCCTGCGGTTATTGGGAAACACCCCGCTGCAAATCGAGGTAACCCTGCTGCAAACCAAAACCTATGCGAGCAAAAATACCTCTTCCGAACATTTAGGCTCTTTCTATTGTTACTTTGAGGAGATCCGGGAACAGCGTTTTGATGGACTGATTATCACTGGAGCCCCCATTGAAACCCTGGCGTTTGAAGCCGTGGATTATTGGGATGAGCTCACCGAAATTATGGAATGGAGTAAAACCAGTGTTTTTTCCACCCTGCATATCTGCTGGGGCGCTCAGGCCGGACTTTATTATCACTATGGCATTCAAAAGTACTTATTACCGCAAAAAGCCTTTGGCGTTTTTGAACACCATCTGGAACACCGCTATGTTAAACTCTTCCGGGGTTTTGATGACAGCTTCTATGTTCCCCACTCCCGACATACTGGGATTCACCGGGAACTCATTGATGCCCACCCAGATCTGGAGGTCATGGCATCGTCCATTGATGCCGGGGTTTATATTGCCACAGCTCAAAACGGCCGCCAGATTTTTGTTACCGGACATAGTGAATATGACCCGGAAACCTTAAAGGGTGAATATGACCGGGATGTTTCCCAGGGTAAACCGATTAATGTCCCCATCAACTATTACCCCAATGATGACCCCACAAAACCCCCGGTCGTGCGCTGGCGGGGCCATGCCAACCTGTTATTCAGTAACTGGCTGAATTACTACGTTTATCAGGAAACACCTTATGAATTATCAGATGCCGCATTTTAA
- the aroF gene encoding 3-deoxy-7-phosphoheptulonate synthase, whose protein sequence is MIVVVKPNTNEEDIKRLIKMIETQGLSIHYSKGVDHTILGIVGDTTLADVEKIRSNRIVENVLRVQEPYKKANRLFHPDDTIINVKGRKVGEGTISIMAGPCSVESEEQVVAIAKSVKESGATFLRGGAFKPRSSPYAFQGLGYEGLELLKIARKETGLPIVSELMSLEHLPAFEDVDIIQVGARNMQNFDLLRELGKIDKPILLKRGMSSTMQEFLMSAEYIMKEGNDKVILCERGIRTFETATRNTLDISCVPVLKQKSHLPIIIDPSHATGLSWTVEALTKAAIAVGADGVMIEVHNNPEEALCDGEQSITPEQFHKIMITVKKYAEFENKVI, encoded by the coding sequence ATGATAGTAGTCGTTAAACCCAACACAAATGAAGAAGATATCAAGAGGTTAATCAAAATGATTGAAACACAGGGACTGAGCATCCATTATTCAAAAGGTGTGGATCACACGATTCTGGGAATAGTAGGGGATACAACCTTGGCAGATGTGGAAAAAATCCGTTCGAATCGTATTGTTGAGAATGTCCTCAGAGTTCAGGAACCGTACAAAAAAGCCAATCGCTTATTCCATCCCGATGACACCATTATTAACGTTAAGGGCAGAAAAGTTGGCGAAGGCACCATTAGCATCATGGCTGGTCCGTGTTCAGTCGAAAGTGAGGAACAGGTTGTGGCGATTGCCAAAAGTGTAAAGGAATCTGGAGCTACCTTTCTGCGCGGTGGTGCTTTTAAACCACGATCTTCGCCTTACGCATTCCAGGGCTTAGGTTATGAAGGGCTGGAGTTATTAAAAATCGCCAGAAAAGAAACCGGACTTCCAATTGTCAGCGAACTGATGTCACTTGAACATCTGCCAGCTTTTGAAGATGTCGACATTATCCAGGTCGGGGCAAGAAACATGCAGAATTTTGATTTGCTCCGGGAATTGGGGAAAATTGACAAGCCTATTTTGTTAAAACGGGGGATGTCATCAACCATGCAGGAATTTTTGATGTCGGCCGAATACATCATGAAAGAAGGAAACGATAAGGTGATCTTGTGCGAACGGGGGATTAGAACCTTTGAAACGGCCACCCGAAACACCTTGGATATTAGTTGTGTCCCGGTACTTAAACAAAAAAGCCACCTGCCCATTATTATTGATCCCAGCCATGCCACCGGGCTATCCTGGACCGTTGAAGCATTGACCAAGGCGGCCATTGCCGTTGGTGCCGATGGTGTGATGATTGAGGTCCACAATAATCCCGAAGAGGCCCTTTGCGATGGGGAACAATCCATTACCCCGGAACAATTCCATAAAATCATGATTACAGTTAAAAAATACGCCGAATTTGAGAATAAGGTGATCTAA
- a CDS encoding aromatic acid exporter family protein has product MKLCNLPAIGMRNIKTVLAVFICVVVFAIMGPEFNPLVAAIAAVITMGPSIENSIETGWNRILGTLFGGVAGMLGIFIARLIPYQYAYVFIIPLGIMGLIYLCNTINKSGAIVITCVVFLILMTTYPQDTGTYMLALLRLLETVFGIVVAFLINRFIKLPECDKNPDESQTEAEKELVTVEEKPDSGYKKFKVSNLLYMIFKP; this is encoded by the coding sequence ATGAAATTATGTAATCTGCCAGCTATTGGTATGAGAAACATAAAAACGGTGTTAGCAGTCTTTATCTGTGTGGTAGTATTTGCAATTATGGGACCGGAGTTCAATCCGCTCGTTGCTGCAATTGCGGCCGTGATTACGATGGGACCGAGCATTGAAAATTCGATTGAAACGGGCTGGAATCGGATATTGGGAACCCTCTTTGGAGGTGTAGCGGGAATGTTGGGTATTTTTATTGCTCGTTTAATCCCATATCAATACGCCTATGTTTTCATCATTCCGTTAGGAATTATGGGACTGATTTATCTGTGTAATACAATTAACAAGTCGGGTGCTATCGTTATTACCTGTGTGGTTTTTCTCATTTTAATGACCACCTATCCTCAGGATACGGGTACCTATATGCTGGCCCTTTTAAGACTTCTGGAAACGGTATTTGGTATCGTTGTGGCGTTTTTAATCAATCGCTTTATTAAATTGCCGGAATGTGATAAAAACCCGGATGAAAGCCAAACAGAGGCGGAAAAAGAGTTGGTCACGGTCGAAGAAAAACCGGACAGCGGTTATAAAAAATTTAAAGTGTCAAACCTGTTGTATATGATATTCAAACCCTAG
- the mtnK gene encoding S-methyl-5-thioribose kinase produces MSDKDLTPCTVIEYIKAYTGIFPAGARLEVYEVGGGEDDGDGFVNHIYRVWDETGKSVILKQAKPYLKAFGEGVPLTAKRNQLESEIIKLRAAITPEYLPQMYHLDPENNLFVYEDCGRLKIMRFELIKGKSFPKFPEQMGEFLAKSNFYTSEIYLDQIDHKVLECKFMNPEMRVIMETILFLRESFIEEGVVDLPPGDPSHLAMSDLLWEKRELRIELLKLRGIFMKKSECLVHGDLHTSNIMIGDNEMKIIDMEYPFMGPSSSDTGYLLGNLVYEYIAWFHHEEGTKASRKAYRQEMLGYIKGLITAYQRVYCACWDQDAKPMYREYTEYRDDLLRTYIKEVCGFTGCQIVSRVGGIVPLPDFDVLKNPVSRNCARRLALLIADALIMKREEMESADDIISLIEIITYRYFDVMKALKDRDK; encoded by the coding sequence ATGTCCGATAAAGATTTAACACCCTGTACAGTCATTGAATATATAAAAGCATACACGGGTATTTTTCCGGCTGGTGCCAGACTTGAGGTTTATGAGGTTGGCGGCGGCGAGGACGACGGCGATGGCTTTGTCAACCATATTTATCGGGTCTGGGATGAAACTGGAAAGTCCGTCATTCTCAAACAGGCAAAACCCTACCTGAAGGCGTTCGGCGAAGGGGTTCCCCTGACCGCCAAACGCAACCAGCTTGAATCCGAAATCATCAAACTAAGAGCGGCCATTACTCCCGAGTACCTGCCCCAAATGTATCACCTCGATCCCGAAAATAATCTCTTTGTTTATGAGGATTGCGGACGGCTTAAGATTATGCGCTTTGAATTGATCAAGGGAAAGTCTTTCCCTAAATTTCCAGAACAGATGGGCGAATTCCTGGCCAAATCAAATTTCTATACTTCTGAGATTTACTTGGATCAAATTGATCATAAGGTTTTGGAATGCAAATTTATGAATCCCGAGATGCGGGTTATTATGGAAACCATTCTGTTTTTGCGGGAATCTTTTATTGAGGAAGGTGTAGTGGATCTGCCACCGGGAGATCCTAGCCATCTGGCCATGAGTGATTTACTCTGGGAAAAACGGGAGCTGCGGATTGAACTGCTTAAACTCCGGGGTATTTTTATGAAGAAAAGCGAATGTCTGGTTCATGGCGATCTGCACACCTCCAACATTATGATTGGTGACAACGAGATGAAAATCATCGATATGGAATACCCTTTTATGGGCCCATCCTCATCTGATACCGGCTATCTTCTGGGAAATCTGGTTTATGAATATATTGCCTGGTTCCACCATGAAGAAGGAACTAAAGCGTCCCGGAAAGCTTATCGTCAGGAAATGCTGGGGTATATAAAAGGCTTGATCACAGCATATCAGCGGGTTTATTGTGCATGCTGGGATCAGGATGCCAAGCCCATGTATCGGGAATATACCGAATATCGGGATGATTTGCTACGAACCTATATCAAAGAGGTTTGTGGTTTTACCGGTTGTCAGATTGTTAGTCGGGTGGGCGGAATTGTGCCCCTGCCGGATTTTGATGTGCTTAAAAATCCAGTTAGTCGGAACTGTGCCAGACGTCTGGCACTGCTGATTGCTGATGCGCTGATTATGAAACGGGAAGAGATGGAATCGGCGGATGATATTATTTCGTTAATAGAAATCATAACCTATCGATATTTTGACGTGATGAAGGCGTTAAAAGATCGGGATAAATAA
- a CDS encoding ECF transporter S component produces MKINTRQLVFMALLIALSFVGAQLKVFGTIAFDSLPAFLGTLLMGPLAGAIIAIIGHLLTALTSGFPMTLPVHLAIGLGMGLIMVATWYTYVFVKKAANEIVALIVNVIVAAICNGPILLLLCSPLLIPMLTWPGVIAMMFPLALVGGINALIAALVFKALPLSVKNQVSSATSAQA; encoded by the coding sequence ATGAAAATCAACACGCGACAACTCGTTTTTATGGCGCTTTTAATTGCCCTCTCTTTTGTAGGAGCCCAGTTAAAAGTTTTTGGCACGATTGCCTTCGATTCACTGCCGGCCTTTTTGGGCACCCTGTTGATGGGACCTCTGGCTGGCGCAATTATTGCTATTATCGGTCATCTTTTAACCGCGCTTACCTCAGGATTCCCAATGACCCTACCCGTTCACCTTGCTATTGGTCTGGGGATGGGGCTGATCATGGTGGCCACCTGGTATACTTATGTTTTTGTTAAAAAGGCCGCAAATGAAATCGTCGCCCTGATCGTCAACGTTATCGTTGCCGCTATCTGCAACGGCCCGATCCTACTTTTACTCTGTTCGCCGCTTTTAATCCCCATGTTAACCTGGCCCGGAGTAATTGCAATGATGTTTCCCCTGGCTCTGGTGGGTGGAATCAATGCCCTGATTGCGGCCCTTGTCTTTAAAGCATTACCCCTATCGGTTAAAAATCAGGTATCTTCGGCAACTTCGGCTCAGGCATAA
- a CDS encoding ABC transporter permease, which produces MGVQEIPFYTPLYLLIFVLPMAIINYKLGIGLNKRIIYSLFRMTIQLVLVGFFLQYIFLFNNLWVNSAYVLFMIGAAGLSTVKTCGLTIKNQLLPIVIGFGIPNLVMILFINQFVIGLSNIFDAQYYIPLMGMLLGNSLSGNIIGINTFYTGLRQNERQYHYRLALSANQWESTLPWYKEAIVACMNPIIASTETIGLVSLPGMMTGQILGGSMPMTAIVYQIVIMGAILISRYFGIHFSILLTRKKAFDDYDRLSL; this is translated from the coding sequence ATGGGCGTTCAGGAAATCCCTTTTTACACCCCTCTATATCTGCTGATCTTTGTTTTACCAATGGCCATTATCAATTACAAACTGGGGATCGGGCTGAATAAACGGATTATATATTCCCTGTTTCGAATGACGATCCAACTGGTTCTGGTGGGTTTTTTTCTGCAGTACATCTTCTTATTTAACAACCTTTGGGTTAATTCGGCCTATGTTTTGTTTATGATCGGGGCGGCGGGGTTGTCCACCGTTAAAACCTGCGGATTGACCATCAAAAATCAGTTATTGCCGATTGTAATTGGGTTTGGCATTCCCAATCTGGTGATGATTCTCTTTATTAATCAATTTGTTATCGGTCTTTCAAATATCTTCGATGCCCAATATTATATTCCTCTGATGGGGATGCTCTTGGGCAATAGTTTAAGCGGAAACATCATTGGCATCAATACCTTTTATACCGGGTTAAGACAAAATGAACGGCAGTACCACTATCGGCTGGCTTTGTCTGCCAATCAGTGGGAATCCACCCTGCCCTGGTATAAAGAAGCCATCGTCGCCTGTATGAATCCGATTATTGCTTCCACCGAAACCATTGGTCTGGTCTCCTTGCCGGGTATGATGACCGGTCAGATTCTCGGCGGTTCGATGCCGATGACCGCCATCGTCTATCAGATTGTGATTATGGGTGCGATTCTGATCTCCCGATATTTCGGGATTCACTTCTCAATTTTACTAACCCGGAAGAAAGCCTTTGACGATTATGATCGCTTAAGCCTTTAG
- a CDS encoding ATP-binding cassette domain-containing protein — translation MAYLEFRNIQLKFDERMIFSGFNLAIERHEKVLFCAPSGRGKTSLVKMLLGFVAPDRGEILVDGTKLTGITVNQIRSKISYVSQDADIPKGIVRDVFEEVFKFEANRHLSYNVERLQNYWLDAMSLPKDTLEKNVDTLSGGERQRLALILGILLDRDIWILDEITTGLDLELKTKMVDLVLGYDKTILVVSHDDIYKNQGLREVSW, via the coding sequence ATGGCTTATCTGGAATTCCGAAATATTCAGTTAAAATTCGATGAGCGGATGATTTTTTCCGGTTTTAATCTGGCCATCGAGCGCCATGAAAAAGTTCTTTTTTGTGCTCCCTCGGGCCGGGGGAAGACCAGTCTGGTAAAAATGCTGCTGGGATTTGTGGCGCCTGATCGCGGCGAAATTTTAGTCGATGGGACCAAACTGACAGGTATAACGGTGAATCAGATTCGTAGCAAAATTTCCTACGTCAGTCAGGATGCCGATATTCCCAAGGGAATTGTCAGAGATGTGTTTGAAGAGGTATTTAAATTTGAGGCAAACCGTCATCTAAGTTATAATGTTGAGCGATTGCAAAATTACTGGCTTGATGCGATGTCCCTGCCTAAAGATACCCTCGAAAAAAATGTCGATACCCTTTCTGGCGGCGAACGGCAGCGGTTGGCTCTAATTTTAGGCATTCTTCTGGATCGGGATATCTGGATTTTGGATGAAATCACCACCGGCTTAGATCTGGAACTCAAGACAAAAATGGTGGACTTGGTACTCGGTTATGACAAAACCATTTTAGTGGTTTCCCACGATGATATTTATAAGAATCAGGGACTAAGGGAGGTAAGTTGGTAA
- a CDS encoding aminodeoxychorismate/anthranilate synthase component II — protein sequence MILMIDNYDSFTYNLVQYLEKLNATVIVKRNDKITLDEIAAMAPSMIVLSPGPCTPNESGICLDVVHRFKGEIPILGICLGHQIIGQAFGCKIKKALEPVHGKVHAISHDNAGVFDGLNNPLKVTRYHSLVVENQEIPDFFEITARTDQNEIMGMRHKDYHIEGVQFHPEAILTEMGMELLDNFYQSTKENGVRC from the coding sequence TTGATTCTAATGATCGACAACTATGATTCTTTCACCTATAATTTGGTTCAGTATCTGGAAAAACTGAATGCAACGGTGATTGTAAAGAGAAACGATAAGATTACCCTGGACGAGATTGCCGCGATGGCACCGTCGATGATTGTCTTATCACCGGGGCCATGCACCCCCAACGAATCCGGAATCTGTCTGGATGTGGTGCACCGTTTTAAGGGTGAAATCCCGATCCTGGGTATTTGTCTGGGCCACCAGATCATCGGTCAGGCCTTTGGCTGTAAGATTAAAAAAGCTCTGGAACCGGTTCATGGCAAAGTCCATGCCATCTCCCATGACAATGCCGGCGTGTTTGATGGTCTTAATAATCCCCTGAAGGTGACGCGCTACCATTCTTTGGTGGTTGAAAATCAGGAAATACCGGATTTTTTTGAGATCACCGCCCGAACTGATCAAAATGAGATCATGGGTATGCGACATAAAGACTACCACATCGAAGGGGTTCAGTTTCATCCTGAAGCGATTCTTACCGAAATGGGGATGGAATTATTGGATAACTTTTATCAATCGACAAAAGAAAATGGTGTGCGATGTTAA
- a CDS encoding nitroreductase family protein: MIKIDQEKCVGCGACVEDCFPNDIVLKEDKAAPLNRTCIKCGHCIAICPVDAVSISDYDMAEVKDYQTDSFDITPDNLLNYIKFRRSVRQFTDQPIEKEKIEQIIEAGRFTPTGSNSQNVSYIVVQDEIRKLTGLGLEGLNKLGKNILEDKQNKNTLFKYYAKRWMKMYEDYLADPELPTSLFFKAKGLILVVSETPINAGLAANSMELMTHAQGLGMFYSGFFVRAAYGNPKIKAFLGIDESKEVIACLVMGYPDVKYQRTVPRKKAEVSWR, from the coding sequence ATGATAAAAATCGATCAGGAAAAATGTGTTGGTTGTGGTGCATGTGTTGAGGATTGTTTCCCCAATGATATTGTTTTAAAAGAGGATAAGGCTGCGCCACTGAATCGAACATGCATAAAGTGCGGACACTGCATTGCCATCTGCCCGGTTGATGCGGTGAGTATCAGCGATTATGATATGGCAGAGGTTAAAGATTATCAGACCGACAGCTTTGATATCACACCGGATAACCTGCTGAATTATATTAAGTTCAGACGTTCGGTCCGTCAGTTTACAGATCAACCCATTGAGAAGGAAAAAATTGAGCAGATTATTGAAGCAGGACGTTTTACCCCAACGGGTAGCAATAGTCAGAATGTTTCATATATTGTGGTTCAGGATGAGATACGGAAGCTGACCGGACTGGGACTTGAAGGGCTGAATAAACTGGGAAAAAATATTTTAGAGGATAAACAAAACAAAAATACATTATTTAAATATTATGCAAAACGCTGGATGAAAATGTATGAAGATTATTTGGCTGATCCCGAATTACCCACAAGCCTTTTTTTTAAAGCCAAGGGCTTGATTTTAGTGGTCTCTGAAACGCCTATAAATGCAGGATTAGCGGCCAACTCGATGGAATTGATGACTCATGCCCAGGGATTGGGAATGTTTTACAGTGGTTTCTTTGTGAGGGCAGCTTATGGCAATCCCAAAATCAAAGCCTTTTTGGGTATTGATGAAAGCAAAGAGGTGATTGCCTGTCTGGTTATGGGATATCCCGATGTTAAATACCAAAGAACAGTGCCCCGAAAAAAAGCGGAAGTGTCCTGGCGATAA